The following proteins come from a genomic window of Nicotiana tomentosiformis chromosome 12, ASM39032v3, whole genome shotgun sequence:
- the LOC138902705 gene encoding uncharacterized protein, producing MDLLASEKETAKAELALVKNKLRVAKDKADKWSQLNDDLRAQLSSAVVEWDALRREYAALRSTLDTTSADAEEMVAQYKVDVEAAKTCLKIKTEYMKRLSRRETLEEIHA from the coding sequence ATGGACCTGCTGGCTTCGGAGAAGGAAACTGCAAAGGCAGAGCTGGCATTGGTCAAAAACAAACTCCGGGTGGCGAAGGACAAAGCTGATAAGTGGTCTCAGTTGAATGATGATCTCCGTGCACAGCTGAGCTCGGCCGTCGTagaatgggatgcccttagaaGAGAATATGCAGCACTGAGGTCCACATTGGATACAACATCTGCTGATGCCGAGgaaatggtggcccagtacaaggTCGACGTGGAGGCAGCCAAGACCTGCCTAAAGATAAAGACTGAATACATGAAGAGGCTGTCCCGgagagagaccctcgaagagattcaCGCCTGA